In Chryseobacterium oranimense, a single window of DNA contains:
- a CDS encoding S41 family peptidase, translated as MKKIIAGVLLLHSLFSYAQRNENTAVLTDITEKVKQYYIDKDAYKKVDSIFQSESEKGTFKDLGKKDFAALLTQKLRTDIKDQHFFVKYLENYSPEKPIDEKEREKQDNFHNSLENFGFESVQRLQGNIGYIDFKGFASPESSAKTLASAMDFVANTHSLIIDLRENGGGDNGMLMLFCSYFFDKKTNLYTTYLKHTSKTVQNITQSKVSGQKYLHKNIYILTSKRTFSAGEAVAYFLQEHQLAEVIGEKTEGAANPVEHFIIQNQYLLLVPAGKITSARSHKNWEHIGVTPDQEVKAEDALKAAHLKILKNILKTGTKTELSIPQIKNLINKLEQ; from the coding sequence ATGAAAAAAATAATAGCCGGAGTTTTACTTTTACACTCCTTATTCTCTTACGCACAGAGAAACGAAAATACAGCTGTACTTACTGATATCACAGAAAAAGTAAAGCAATATTACATCGATAAAGATGCCTATAAAAAAGTGGATTCTATATTTCAGAGTGAATCTGAAAAAGGTACTTTTAAAGATCTGGGAAAAAAAGATTTTGCAGCACTGCTTACTCAAAAGCTGCGGACTGACATAAAAGATCAACATTTTTTTGTTAAATATCTTGAAAACTACAGTCCGGAAAAACCAATCGATGAAAAGGAAAGAGAAAAACAGGATAATTTTCATAACAGTCTTGAAAATTTTGGTTTTGAAAGTGTTCAACGGCTGCAGGGCAATATTGGTTATATAGATTTCAAAGGTTTTGCTTCCCCTGAATCCAGCGCAAAAACACTGGCCTCTGCAATGGATTTTGTGGCCAACACTCATTCCCTGATCATTGACCTTAGAGAAAATGGGGGCGGAGATAATGGAATGCTTATGCTATTCTGCAGTTACTTTTTTGACAAAAAAACAAACCTTTACACTACTTATTTAAAACATACGAGTAAGACTGTACAAAATATAACACAATCCAAAGTTTCCGGACAGAAATATCTCCATAAAAATATTTATATCCTTACCAGTAAAAGAACTTTTTCTGCAGGTGAGGCAGTCGCTTACTTCTTACAGGAACATCAATTAGCCGAAGTAATAGGTGAAAAAACCGAAGGAGCCGCTAATCCTGTAGAACATTTCATCATTCAAAATCAGTACTTACTGCTCGTTCCGGCAGGGAAAATTACTTCCGCCAGAAGTCACAAAAACTGGGAACATATCGGGGTAACACCTGATCAGGAAGTGAAAGCCGAAGATGCATTAAAGGCAGCCCACCTTAAAATTTTGAAAAATATTTTAAAAACAGGAACAAAAACAGAACTGAGCATACCTCAAATAAAAAATCTTATTAATAAATTAGAACAATAA
- a CDS encoding helix-turn-helix domain-containing protein produces the protein MKVTFYQPLHPVLQKYIEGYYFVDKDDDHRPIKYLTFPDNYFIVSACQDVSITQDKGWVEIHRSLSENLVIDFVSRCSVPTEVCYRQSVNEVTVYFKPLGMYHFFEADESSALREHLHLSDFNEIMNAVLKEKDRKQQIELLENYWLSKFQQKNLTLAYNILADFDTELSIEEIAEKNGITRQYLNKISNRYLGKPASEFRKIQRFRKALISNKNTRNLTELSYENLFYDQSHLIKDFKELTKISPGKFFENVDTQQNNIWLFI, from the coding sequence ATGAAAGTTACTTTTTATCAACCCCTGCATCCTGTTCTTCAAAAATATATTGAAGGATATTATTTTGTAGACAAGGATGACGACCACCGGCCCATCAAATATCTTACTTTTCCGGATAACTACTTTATTGTATCAGCCTGTCAGGACGTATCCATTACTCAGGATAAGGGTTGGGTAGAAATTCACAGATCATTATCGGAAAACCTGGTGATCGATTTTGTTTCCAGATGCTCTGTTCCTACTGAAGTTTGTTACCGGCAGTCTGTAAACGAAGTTACTGTATACTTTAAACCATTGGGAATGTATCATTTTTTTGAGGCAGATGAAAGTTCAGCTTTAAGGGAACATCTTCATCTTTCAGATTTTAATGAAATCATGAATGCTGTTTTAAAAGAAAAGGACAGGAAGCAGCAAATTGAATTGCTGGAAAACTACTGGCTTTCAAAATTCCAGCAGAAAAACTTAACCTTAGCCTACAACATTCTAGCCGATTTTGATACTGAGCTAAGCATAGAAGAGATCGCTGAAAAAAACGGAATCACAAGACAATATCTGAATAAAATTTCAAACCGGTATCTTGGCAAACCTGCCTCAGAATTCAGGAAAATCCAGAGATTCCGCAAAGCCCTAATTTCAAATAAAAATACCAGAAATCTTACGGAACTTTCGTATGAAAACCTTTTTTATGACCAGTCACATCTTATTAAAGATTTTAAGGAACTTACAAAAATAAGTCCGGGAAAATTCTTTGAAAATGTAGATACGCAACAGAATAATATCTGGTTATTTATCTGA
- a CDS encoding nucleosidase, whose translation MIKINAESEYPVSETLFVFALDSEAGKAFEGKNKLVTGIGKVNAAIELTKEIHTRKPKLIINLGSAGSKSFSKGEVVCCTKFIQRDMDVRGLGFSLYETPLSGIPPVLEYGLEMNGLEQGICGSGDSFEMNHSETDYNIVDMEAYPLALIAQKENIPFLCLKYISDDAGSDAADDWSVQVHLASEAFKKILFS comes from the coding sequence ATGATAAAAATAAATGCCGAATCTGAATATCCCGTTTCAGAAACCTTGTTTGTCTTTGCTCTGGATTCAGAAGCAGGGAAAGCATTTGAAGGAAAAAATAAGCTGGTAACAGGAATCGGAAAAGTGAATGCAGCCATAGAACTGACAAAAGAAATTCATACCAGAAAGCCAAAACTGATCATCAATCTTGGATCTGCCGGAAGTAAAAGCTTCAGTAAAGGCGAAGTGGTCTGCTGCACAAAGTTTATCCAGCGCGATATGGATGTAAGAGGATTGGGTTTCAGTCTTTATGAAACTCCCTTATCCGGAATTCCTCCTGTTCTGGAATACGGTCTTGAAATGAACGGCCTGGAACAAGGAATCTGTGGCAGTGGCGACAGTTTTGAAATGAACCATTCCGAAACGGATTACAATATTGTAGATATGGAGGCTTATCCGTTGGCTCTTATTGCCCAAAAGGAAAATATTCCTTTTTTATGCCTCAAGTATATTTCAGATGATGCAGGAAGTGACGCTGCGGACGATTGGTCGGTTCAGGTACATCTTGCTTCTGAAGCATTTAAAAAGATATTGTTTTCATAG
- a CDS encoding DsbA family protein encodes MKIEIWSDVMCPFCYIGKNNFEQALEQLPFKDEVEVEWKSFQLDPTLDPLKPQNTIEYFKEKKGFPAEQAAQMIGQVAQMGKGAGIDFNFEKALIINTFNAHKLLHLAKKYGKANEMEENLFKAHFTDGKNVGDIEELIFLAGHLGIDKDEARQALVSDEFDYEINQDIQEAKNNGISSVPFFVLNGKYAVSGAQPAEVFADALQQTYKETVSPFKDLSQGGASCDADGCSI; translated from the coding sequence ATGAAAATAGAAATATGGTCTGATGTCATGTGTCCGTTTTGCTATATCGGAAAGAATAATTTTGAGCAAGCTCTTGAACAGCTTCCATTTAAAGATGAAGTGGAAGTAGAGTGGAAGAGTTTCCAGTTAGATCCAACTTTGGACCCATTAAAACCTCAGAATACGATTGAATATTTCAAAGAAAAGAAGGGATTCCCGGCAGAACAGGCAGCCCAGATGATTGGGCAGGTGGCTCAGATGGGAAAGGGTGCCGGAATTGATTTCAACTTTGAAAAAGCTTTGATTATTAATACTTTCAATGCCCACAAGTTACTTCATCTGGCTAAAAAATATGGCAAGGCGAATGAAATGGAAGAAAACCTTTTTAAAGCTCACTTTACTGATGGAAAAAATGTTGGGGATATCGAGGAACTCATTTTTCTTGCTGGTCATTTAGGAATTGATAAGGATGAAGCAAGACAGGCTTTAGTTTCAGACGAGTTCGATTATGAAATCAATCAGGATATCCAAGAAGCGAAGAATAATGGTATTTCCAGCGTACCTTTCTTTGTGTTGAACGGGAAATATGCGGTATCCGGAGCACAGCCGGCAGAAGTTTTTGCAGATGCTTTACAGCAGACTTATAAAGAAACAGTAAGTCCGTTTAAGGATCTTTCACAGGGAGGAGCTTCATGTGATGCGGATGGCTGCAGTATTTAA
- a CDS encoding MFS transporter has translation MKKYAYIGCLGFIAVITTEFGVIGILPQIAEHYRIGIDKAGWLLSAFALIIAVTGPFMTLLMSGFDRRKVMLAAISIFLFTAVISAMSPPFWLLMLVRVLPAFLQPVYIATALSVAVSGSEKKHANQLMGIVFIGVALAMVTTVPFATWLASVWFWESSFIVQAAVSTLALCIIYFLLPAMPVTEKKSYKSQLKILTQPTFIISTAMNFFMITAWFSTYSYFADYLNKAKGMDSTMVSYMLFLFGIIGVFSNWVAGKMLNWSVSKTTALFLSGTVLMPFLLYFSGNNMTMNIISIAIWGFLYSPSFQNASTYMISSVPGSLEFANSLATSFGNLGVTLGTTLGGWMIVFKGAAYNPWIGLVFGILAFLMIILRSILEKKAEKEKIILPCS, from the coding sequence ATGAAAAAATATGCATACATTGGTTGTCTGGGGTTTATTGCAGTCATTACTACTGAATTTGGAGTGATAGGAATTCTGCCCCAGATAGCAGAACATTACCGGATAGGGATCGACAAAGCAGGATGGCTTCTCAGCGCTTTTGCCCTGATTATTGCTGTAACAGGACCTTTTATGACTCTTTTAATGTCCGGGTTTGACAGAAGAAAGGTGATGCTGGCAGCTATTTCTATTTTCCTGTTCACAGCTGTAATTTCTGCCATGTCGCCGCCGTTCTGGCTTCTGATGCTGGTCCGGGTGCTTCCGGCATTTTTACAGCCGGTCTATATTGCAACGGCCTTATCTGTTGCAGTATCCGGTTCAGAGAAGAAACATGCTAATCAATTAATGGGAATTGTATTTATCGGGGTTGCACTGGCTATGGTTACTACGGTTCCGTTTGCAACCTGGCTGGCCAGTGTGTGGTTCTGGGAATCATCTTTCATTGTTCAGGCGGCAGTAAGTACCCTGGCACTATGCATTATTTATTTTTTGCTTCCTGCAATGCCCGTAACAGAAAAAAAATCCTATAAAAGCCAGCTTAAAATTTTAACCCAACCTACCTTTATCATCAGTACCGCCATGAATTTTTTCATGATTACTGCATGGTTTTCCACTTACAGCTATTTTGCAGATTATCTGAATAAAGCAAAAGGAATGGATAGTACCATGGTGAGCTATATGCTTTTCCTGTTCGGGATCATTGGTGTGTTTTCAAACTGGGTTGCAGGAAAAATGCTGAACTGGAGTGTTTCGAAAACTACGGCCTTATTTCTTTCCGGTACGGTTCTTATGCCTTTTCTACTGTATTTTTCAGGGAACAATATGACTATGAATATCATCAGCATTGCTATTTGGGGATTTCTCTATTCTCCCAGCTTCCAGAATGCATCCACCTATATGATTTCTTCAGTTCCTGGCTCACTGGAATTTGCGAATAGTCTGGCAACATCTTTCGGAAACCTGGGCGTGACTTTGGGTACGACTCTGGGAGGATGGATGATTGTCTTCAAAGGAGCAGCATATAACCCGTGGATAGGTTTGGTTTTCGGTATTCTTGCTTTTCTTATGATCATTCTGAGAAGTATTTTAGAGAAAAAGGCTGAAAAGGAAAAGATCATTCTTCCGTGTTCTTAA
- a CDS encoding alpha/beta hydrolase: MQLTEPINQILNHLEKIHSFNAQNPLEDTRKYLETMSLQLSRKKEPVATIEELNIPLESHQVPVRIYRPNGKDIQNSSAIVYIHGGWFIAGSFETHDAVARKLANKTGSVVIFVDYRLAPEHPFPAGLNDCIDSVKWIADNAESLGIDAHQIGIIGDSAGGALATGVSTQIGELLRFQVLIYPAADHQLNTKSWETYETGPVLNKEGGIQAWEWYYPEGRDNPDPLAVPILIKDFRNTPPTLVLIAEHDPLRDEGEELAAHMKEAGISVHTIFYKDMVHGFMHMGEVLNEVDQAVQEMTEFAHQHLKTVTK, encoded by the coding sequence ATGCAGTTAACAGAACCTATCAATCAGATTTTAAATCATTTAGAAAAGATCCATTCATTCAATGCCCAAAATCCGCTAGAGGATACCCGCAAATACCTTGAAACCATGTCACTTCAGCTTAGCAGAAAAAAAGAGCCTGTCGCCACGATAGAAGAGCTGAATATTCCCCTGGAAAGTCATCAGGTTCCGGTCCGGATTTACCGCCCAAACGGAAAAGATATTCAAAATTCATCAGCAATCGTCTATATCCATGGAGGATGGTTTATTGCCGGCAGTTTTGAAACCCATGATGCTGTAGCCCGGAAACTGGCCAATAAAACCGGTTCAGTGGTGATCTTTGTAGATTATCGTCTGGCTCCCGAACATCCTTTTCCTGCAGGTTTAAATGACTGCATCGATTCTGTAAAATGGATCGCCGATAACGCAGAATCTTTAGGAATTGATGCCCACCAGATCGGTATTATCGGGGACAGTGCCGGAGGCGCGCTTGCAACAGGTGTTTCTACCCAAATAGGAGAGCTGTTGAGATTTCAGGTACTGATTTATCCTGCCGCAGATCATCAGCTCAATACAAAATCATGGGAGACTTACGAAACAGGCCCTGTTCTTAACAAAGAAGGCGGAATTCAGGCCTGGGAATGGTATTATCCCGAAGGCAGAGACAATCCCGACCCTTTAGCCGTTCCGATACTGATAAAAGATTTCAGAAATACACCACCTACACTGGTTCTTATTGCGGAACATGATCCTTTAAGGGATGAAGGGGAAGAACTGGCAGCGCATATGAAAGAAGCAGGAATTTCCGTACATACGATTTTTTATAAAGATATGGTTCATGGCTTTATGCATATGGGAGAAGTTTTGAATGAGGTAGATCAGGCTGTGCAGGAAATGACAGAATTTGCTCATCAGCATCTGAAAACCGTTACAAAATAA
- a CDS encoding winged helix-turn-helix transcriptional regulator, translated as MGKIKENSTNNINKKYIQECDLSYAVCKIGGRWKLLILNRLKDRKLRFSEVRDRICGITERMLTLQLRELEKEGLVKRTVHAEVPPRVDYELTDIARELIPIWEDLEKWGTKHRDLVQENNKAETEN; from the coding sequence ATGGGAAAAATAAAGGAAAATTCAACGAATAACATCAATAAAAAGTACATACAGGAATGTGATTTGTCATATGCTGTCTGCAAGATCGGAGGCAGGTGGAAGCTACTGATTTTAAACAGGTTAAAAGACAGAAAACTGCGTTTCAGTGAAGTACGTGACCGGATCTGCGGAATTACCGAAAGAATGCTCACACTTCAACTCCGGGAGCTGGAAAAAGAAGGATTGGTAAAAAGAACAGTACATGCTGAAGTTCCGCCGAGAGTAGACTATGAACTTACGGATATTGCCAGAGAGCTGATCCCGATCTGGGAAGATCTGGAAAAATGGGGAACCAAGCACAGGGACTTAGTTCAGGAAAATAATAAGGCAGAGACTGAAAATTAA
- a CDS encoding MFS transporter, producing the protein MQTSNTNGISRTVIWLMAVISGLVVANNYYNQPLLALISDDLHISESAASKISVLTQIGYALGLLLIVPLGDKFFRKKLILIDLFLVFGSLLWMTFATQLWMLYAASLLIGVTSVIPQLFIPIAAELSSDKEKSSNIGTVMSGLLLGILLSRFIGGIVGDVWGWRAMFGIAAGLMVIVWIAVYKMLPEMHPNFKGTYKELMQSVAHLAKTQPILQLASFRGAMAFGSMCALFTTLVFHMEKPPFNAGSSVVGSFGLAGAVGALAAAKVGKLQKYLDINRIILYSLCIVVGSWAFTYFAGETYWGLIIGVILVDLGVQSSHIMNQTNYFLIKSNAVNRLNTVYMVSYFIGGSLGTWLASLAWQYAQWEGVCFVGASFGLLAILAHIVFSNKVNASQS; encoded by the coding sequence ATGCAGACGAGCAATACGAACGGTATTTCAAGAACAGTGATCTGGCTTATGGCTGTTATTTCGGGCCTGGTGGTAGCCAATAATTATTATAACCAGCCTTTACTCGCCCTTATTTCTGACGATCTTCATATTTCTGAAAGCGCAGCAAGCAAAATTTCTGTGCTTACACAAATAGGATATGCCTTAGGATTATTATTAATTGTTCCTTTGGGAGATAAATTTTTCCGTAAGAAATTAATTCTGATCGATCTGTTTTTGGTTTTTGGTTCATTATTATGGATGACTTTCGCCACTCAGTTATGGATGCTGTATGCTGCAAGTTTACTGATCGGGGTAACTTCAGTAATTCCTCAATTATTTATACCTATTGCCGCTGAATTGTCCTCTGATAAAGAAAAATCTTCCAATATCGGAACAGTGATGTCGGGGTTATTATTAGGGATTCTTTTATCCAGATTTATAGGTGGAATAGTAGGTGATGTGTGGGGTTGGAGAGCCATGTTCGGTATTGCAGCAGGCCTGATGGTTATTGTTTGGATAGCTGTATACAAAATGCTTCCGGAAATGCATCCTAATTTCAAAGGAACCTATAAGGAATTAATGCAGTCTGTTGCCCACCTGGCAAAAACACAGCCTATATTACAACTGGCTTCTTTCCGTGGAGCGATGGCTTTTGGGTCGATGTGCGCACTATTTACAACGTTGGTCTTTCATATGGAGAAACCGCCGTTTAATGCAGGTTCATCAGTGGTAGGAAGCTTTGGTCTGGCTGGAGCTGTAGGAGCATTGGCTGCTGCCAAAGTAGGCAAACTTCAGAAATACCTGGATATCAATAGAATTATATTGTACTCATTATGCATTGTTGTGGGAAGCTGGGCTTTTACTTATTTTGCTGGTGAAACTTACTGGGGACTGATCATTGGAGTTATTTTGGTTGATCTTGGCGTACAGTCCAGCCACATCATGAATCAAACCAATTATTTCTTAATTAAATCCAATGCAGTGAACCGTTTGAATACAGTTTACATGGTTTCCTATTTTATTGGCGGATCTTTGGGAACATGGCTGGCATCTCTTGCCTGGCAGTATGCACAGTGGGAGGGAGTTTGCTTTGTAGGAGCCTCTTTCGGACTGCTTGCCATTTTAGCTCATATTGTATTCAGCAATAAAGTAAACGCATCCCAGTCTTAA
- a CDS encoding NUDIX hydrolase has protein sequence MDSKQQLLQQSLEAKEIFLPHISADPVIFGFEHNELKVLLLKTNYRKIWLLPGGYVGKDEDLDDAVKRILKERSGITDIYLEEFGVFGKKNRSEFYFEDFDETLFQKQRFITVGYYALYRPSMFRLIPDEFSETCEWVFVSKLPEIEFGMDHYEIIQKALFTLRQKISTNPIGKNLLPEKFTLPELQKLYEAVLGKELNRGNFYRKIKNLGILKKLDEQRRGGAHKAPDLYSFDEDNYAKAMENGLNSW, from the coding sequence ATGGACTCTAAACAACAGCTTTTACAGCAGTCACTTGAGGCAAAAGAGATTTTTCTGCCCCATATTTCAGCGGACCCCGTTATTTTTGGATTTGAACATAATGAACTTAAAGTTCTGCTTCTGAAAACCAATTACAGGAAAATATGGCTTCTTCCCGGTGGCTATGTAGGTAAAGACGAGGATCTGGATGATGCTGTGAAGAGAATCCTTAAGGAAAGATCAGGGATTACAGATATTTATCTCGAAGAATTTGGGGTATTTGGGAAGAAAAACAGAAGTGAATTCTACTTTGAGGATTTCGATGAAACGCTTTTCCAGAAACAACGCTTCATTACTGTAGGGTATTATGCATTATATAGACCGTCCATGTTTCGTCTGATACCGGATGAGTTCAGCGAGACCTGCGAGTGGGTTTTCGTAAGCAAGCTGCCGGAGATAGAATTCGGGATGGATCATTATGAAATCATTCAAAAGGCTCTGTTTACCCTCAGACAGAAAATTTCTACAAACCCTATCGGAAAAAATCTGCTGCCTGAAAAATTTACCCTTCCCGAACTGCAGAAGCTATATGAAGCTGTTTTGGGAAAAGAGTTGAACCGTGGAAATTTTTACAGAAAAATAAAGAACCTTGGAATTCTGAAAAAGCTTGACGAGCAGAGACGGGGCGGTGCCCATAAAGCTCCTGACCTCTACTCTTTTGATGAAGACAATTATGCCAAAGCTATGGAAAACGGACTGAACAGCTGGTAA
- a CDS encoding MBL fold metallo-hydrolase: MKIIPLKEGNFSASKTKDFTLLTDENFDTVKGIKMSVQPFLVVTEQDYILIDAGIGWKNTDGKIVILELLEKENIKPEQITKLLLSHLHKDHIDGSIQETANGFVPTFPNAEIYIQKRELDFALENRGNPSFDFNTLEKLITLPNIVWMDDDRGNISEEISFEVAGGHTPFMQVFWIRENGATVFYGADDLPQESYLRYHLAYKSDFDGRKAMELRLKWQKEATEEKWKILLYHDLDKAVIQI, from the coding sequence ATGAAAATTATTCCGCTTAAAGAAGGCAATTTTTCTGCCAGCAAAACGAAAGATTTCACTCTGCTCACTGATGAAAATTTTGATACAGTTAAAGGAATCAAAATGTCTGTACAGCCATTCCTCGTCGTTACGGAGCAAGATTATATTCTTATCGATGCCGGTATCGGTTGGAAAAATACTGATGGGAAAATTGTGATTTTGGAATTACTGGAAAAAGAAAATATCAAACCAGAGCAGATTACCAAACTTCTCCTTTCTCATCTTCACAAAGATCATATTGACGGTAGTATTCAGGAGACTGCCAACGGTTTTGTACCAACCTTTCCCAATGCAGAGATTTATATTCAAAAACGGGAATTGGATTTTGCCCTGGAAAACAGAGGAAATCCTTCTTTTGATTTTAATACCTTAGAGAAACTGATCACCCTGCCGAATATTGTATGGATGGATGATGATCGGGGAAATATCAGTGAAGAAATCTCTTTTGAAGTTGCAGGCGGCCATACTCCTTTCATGCAGGTATTCTGGATCAGAGAAAACGGGGCAACTGTTTTTTACGGAGCAGATGATCTGCCGCAGGAATCTTATCTCAGATACCACCTAGCGTATAAAAGTGATTTTGACGGAAGAAAAGCAATGGAATTAAGACTGAAATGGCAAAAAGAAGCCACTGAAGAAAAATGGAAAATACTGCTTTATCATGATCTGGATAAAGCAGTGATCCAAATATAA
- a CDS encoding helix-turn-helix transcriptional regulator translates to MKNEKPQSNLEDLNQKNVMQDEMIALAKENSPRLLNKFRLVYPDFFDKIAKVYPGLKNSELIFCIYLKLNFTTKEIATYTFVTPKAIQNRKNRIRKKLNIPSNLDIYKWFNDL, encoded by the coding sequence ATGAAAAACGAAAAACCACAATCTAATTTAGAAGATTTAAACCAAAAAAATGTAATGCAGGATGAGATGATAGCATTAGCTAAGGAAAATTCGCCACGCCTGCTGAATAAATTCAGATTAGTTTACCCTGATTTTTTTGATAAAATTGCTAAGGTATATCCCGGTCTCAAAAACTCTGAACTGATTTTTTGCATTTACCTGAAACTCAACTTTACCACCAAGGAAATCGCAACCTATACTTTTGTGACCCCGAAAGCCATTCAGAATAGGAAAAACAGGATCCGGAAGAAACTTAATATTCCTTCCAACCTGGATATTTACAAATGGTTTAATGACCTTTAA
- a CDS encoding chloramphenicol acetyltransferase, producing MKIIDVEKWNRKEHFEFFSKMDSPYFGFTTEVDCTKAYAYAKENGHSFFATYLHRSMVAVNAVDELKLRIVDNQVVLYDVIHAGTTIGRADGTFGFAFIPFSNDFNTFNGIMQEEIEDVQRTSGIRMNNGELGKDLIRHSTIPWNSFSALLHPTSYNNSESVPKITFGKFSIRDGKKFLPVSVEAHHGLADGIHIARYLEEFQRQLDQ from the coding sequence ATGAAGATCATAGACGTCGAAAAATGGAACAGGAAAGAGCATTTTGAATTTTTCTCAAAAATGGACAGCCCGTACTTTGGCTTTACCACTGAAGTAGACTGTACAAAAGCTTATGCTTATGCAAAGGAAAACGGACATTCTTTTTTCGCGACCTATCTTCACCGGTCAATGGTTGCTGTAAATGCCGTAGACGAGCTGAAACTGCGTATTGTAGACAATCAGGTGGTTTTATATGATGTCATTCATGCAGGAACTACAATAGGAAGGGCAGACGGGACTTTTGGTTTTGCTTTTATTCCTTTTTCAAATGATTTTAATACGTTCAATGGTATTATGCAGGAGGAAATAGAGGATGTACAGCGGACATCAGGGATCAGGATGAATAATGGTGAGCTTGGTAAAGATCTCATCAGGCATTCAACCATTCCATGGAATTCTTTCAGTGCACTGCTTCATCCTACCAGTTATAATAATTCTGAATCTGTCCCGAAAATTACATTCGGGAAATTCAGCATCCGTGACGGTAAAAAGTTTCTTCCGGTTTCTGTGGAGGCTCATCACGGTCTGGCGGATGGAATTCATATTGCAAGATATCTGGAGGAGTTTCAGAGGCAGCTTGATCAATAA
- a CDS encoding NAD(P)-dependent oxidoreductase — MEKEKIGFIGLGNMGHPMAKNLEKAGFPLSVYNRSHERTKDFREKSTVYTQISDLVKNSSIVFTMLTDDHAAKAVYEDILKSDITGKLFIDMSTISPQATAELSGAVKIKEAAFIDAPVAGSTVPAAEGTLIIMAGGEEKDLFRAMPYFEKLGKAVKHLGENGKGIAGKLSINYFLSAIYQGLAETVLFADQLGIDRTAMLEIINESASGSGATKVKTPMLIKNQYEPAFALDLMLKDILLAQNAGAEFPLSEVLSKTYQSAHDEGFGKDDVIGIINYLKNQPEK; from the coding sequence ATGGAGAAAGAGAAAATAGGATTTATCGGGTTAGGAAATATGGGCCATCCCATGGCAAAAAATCTTGAAAAAGCAGGATTCCCGCTTTCAGTTTATAACAGATCACATGAAAGAACTAAAGACTTTAGAGAAAAATCAACCGTTTATACTCAGATTTCTGATCTGGTGAAGAACAGCAGTATTGTTTTTACAATGCTTACCGATGACCATGCTGCCAAAGCAGTTTACGAAGATATCCTGAAATCGGACATTACCGGAAAGCTTTTTATAGATATGAGTACCATCTCTCCACAGGCCACGGCAGAGCTAAGCGGAGCTGTCAAAATAAAAGAAGCAGCCTTCATCGATGCGCCGGTAGCCGGAAGTACCGTTCCTGCTGCAGAAGGAACACTGATCATTATGGCGGGTGGTGAAGAAAAAGACCTTTTCCGGGCCATGCCTTATTTTGAGAAACTTGGAAAAGCAGTGAAGCATTTAGGGGAAAACGGAAAAGGAATTGCAGGAAAGCTTTCCATCAATTATTTCCTGTCTGCTATTTACCAGGGATTGGCAGAAACCGTTCTGTTTGCAGATCAATTAGGAATTGACCGAACGGCCATGCTGGAAATCATCAACGAAAGTGCCAGCGGAAGTGGCGCTACCAAAGTAAAAACACCTATGCTGATCAAAAACCAGTATGAGCCTGCTTTTGCTCTGGATCTCATGCTGAAAGATATTTTATTAGCTCAGAATGCCGGAGCTGAATTTCCTCTATCTGAGGTTCTGAGCAAAACCTACCAGTCTGCCCATGATGAAGGTTTCGGTAAGGATGATGTGATCGGGATTATTAATTATTTGAAGAATCAGCCTGAAAAATGA